The following coding sequences lie in one Bacillota bacterium genomic window:
- a CDS encoding HD-GYP domain-containing protein, with translation MRIVPVSARAIGKRLARTIYSETGQPLLEAGVTLTDRYIEALEARGIQGIYVEDPLIPDIDPAQDALSERTRVDATVAVRKVFERVGEDASVPIREVVPVVEAIVDELLAGDSTSMGLYLIRDYDQFIFVHSVNVCTYSIALGSKLGLNKNKLVELGTGALLHDLGTIRLPEGLADKAPSEMSESERVIYEQHTVDGYNMMRSNPAVSLLSAHVAFQHHERWDGQGFPRRLRAEDIHLYGRIVAVADAFDNLTSRRPSEGEPMPEVKAGAMLLREAGSAFDPRLVSMFLKQLALYPVGTIVRLSNGFLGVVSRTVLGQPLRPWVRVLADAHNEQLEPFELSLVENKHLEIQEVLADYPGEMPGGGVVAGTSVRSNQQG, from the coding sequence ATGCGGATCGTCCCCGTTTCCGCGCGGGCCATCGGCAAACGGCTGGCCAGGACCATCTACAGCGAAACGGGACAACCTCTCCTGGAGGCAGGGGTGACGCTGACCGATCGTTATATCGAAGCGCTGGAGGCCCGGGGGATACAAGGTATCTACGTCGAGGACCCGCTGATCCCCGATATCGACCCGGCGCAGGACGCACTCTCCGAGCGGACGCGGGTGGATGCCACCGTCGCTGTGCGCAAGGTGTTCGAGCGGGTGGGGGAAGACGCAAGCGTTCCCATCCGGGAGGTCGTCCCGGTCGTCGAGGCCATTGTCGATGAGTTGCTCGCGGGTGACAGCACCTCGATGGGCCTCTACCTGATCCGGGATTATGACCAATTCATCTTCGTCCATAGCGTCAACGTCTGTACTTACTCGATAGCGCTCGGTTCGAAGTTAGGCCTTAACAAGAACAAGCTGGTCGAACTCGGGACGGGCGCGCTCTTGCACGACCTCGGTACGATCCGCCTTCCGGAGGGGCTCGCCGATAAGGCGCCGAGTGAAATGAGTGAGAGCGAGCGGGTCATCTACGAGCAGCACACGGTGGACGGCTACAACATGATGCGGTCGAACCCTGCGGTGAGCCTGCTATCCGCCCACGTGGCGTTCCAGCACCACGAGAGATGGGACGGGCAGGGGTTCCCCCGGCGCCTTCGGGCCGAGGACATCCATCTGTACGGCAGGATCGTGGCGGTGGCGGACGCCTTCGACAACCTGACGAGCCGGCGGCCCAGTGAGGGCGAACCGATGCCGGAGGTGAAGGCCGGAGCGATGCTGCTCCGGGAAGCCGGGAGTGCGTTCGACCCGAGATTGGTCAGCATGTTTCTCAAGCAGCTCGCCTTATACCCGGTGGGGACCATCGTCAGGCTGAGCAATGGCTTCCTCGGTGTCGTCTCGCGCACCGTGTTGGGCCAGCCGCTGCGGCCTTGGGTACGCGTCCTGGCCGACGCGCACAACGAGCAGCTGGAGCCGTTTGAGCTGTCCTTGGTGGAGAACAAGCATCTGGAGATCCAGGAGGTCCTTGCGGATTACCCCGGAGAGATGCCTGGGGGTGGTGTTGTGGCCGGGACAAGCGTCCGGTCGAACCAGCAGGGATAA
- a CDS encoding EAL domain-containing protein, whose product LDGFCLLQTIVARAFPLLQQPQDIIAGRLTQELETLRALGVKVALDDVGAGYTGLKVLAMFPWDYIKIDASVIRYAPADRRLAALCRALNRYAGEIGAHVVAEGIETQEQYAFCLGLGLELGQGYLFGRPDLRW is encoded by the coding sequence CCTCGATGGGTTTTGCCTGCTGCAAACCATCGTAGCCCGGGCCTTCCCGCTTTTACAGCAGCCTCAGGACATCATCGCTGGCCGGCTCACGCAGGAATTGGAGACGCTCCGGGCTCTGGGCGTAAAGGTCGCGCTCGATGACGTAGGCGCCGGATACACAGGTCTCAAGGTCCTGGCGATGTTTCCGTGGGACTACATCAAGATCGACGCGAGTGTGATCCGGTACGCGCCGGCCGACCGTCGGCTGGCGGCGCTCTGTCGCGCCCTCAACCGTTACGCTGGCGAGATCGGTGCCCATGTCGTCGCCGAGGGCATCGAGACGCAGGAACAGTACGCTTTCTGCCTTGGCCTCGGGCTTGAGCTCGGGCAAGGATACCTGTTTGGTCGGCCGGATCTCCGGTGGTGA
- a CDS encoding OmpA family protein: protein MITLLLAFFIVMYSMSSLDVAKYRALATELKALFQGGGVSAVQAPPPASTMALDVLRLARGPNEAAQLEQVGQAIVQALKARGLAAAATVRVTQEGLEIDLGSPFFFGTGSADLSTEAREALSVVAGAIRDRNEAISVRGWADPRPIHTAVFPSNWELAGARATVIVRELASDGVAPSRMTATSYGDAHPVVPGDGPAAWQEQRRAEIILLAGGMGLSKTSSSGGAGSSPGPQP from the coding sequence ATGATCACGCTGCTCTTGGCCTTCTTCATCGTGATGTACTCGATGTCCTCGCTCGACGTGGCGAAGTATCGGGCACTAGCCACGGAGCTGAAGGCACTTTTCCAGGGCGGCGGCGTGTCGGCGGTCCAGGCGCCGCCGCCAGCGAGCACGATGGCGTTGGACGTGCTGCGCTTGGCGAGGGGACCCAATGAGGCGGCACAGCTGGAGCAGGTGGGTCAGGCGATCGTGCAGGCTCTGAAAGCGCGGGGCCTCGCTGCGGCGGCGACGGTGCGGGTGACGCAGGAAGGCCTGGAGATCGACCTCGGCTCGCCGTTCTTCTTCGGCACCGGCTCAGCCGACCTGAGTACGGAGGCGCGGGAGGCGCTCTCGGTGGTCGCGGGGGCGATCCGTGACCGGAACGAGGCGATCTCGGTGCGGGGCTGGGCCGATCCGCGGCCGATTCACACGGCGGTCTTTCCGTCGAACTGGGAGCTGGCGGGGGCACGGGCGACGGTGATCGTGCGAGAGCTGGCCTCGGACGGTGTGGCGCCTTCGAGGATGACGGCGACGAGCTATGGGGACGCGCACCCGGTGGTGCCGGGCGACGGGCCTGCGGCCTGGCAGGAACAGCGGCGGGCGGAGATCATCCTTCTGGCCGGAGGTATGGGGCTATCCAAGACAAGTTCCTCCGGCGGGGCCGGGTCCAGCCCCGGTCCCCAGCCATGA
- a CDS encoding flagellar protein FlgN, which yields MNGDELARAVTELCGALEEEHNACRRLYEGGRKMQAALAEGRTDAVRAALRRQDAALQQLERSRRRRRTAQERAAELLDLAPAAPFAALLERLPPTRAEHLRVLRRALEDEMERVSRVNQATMRLIEAFGRYVDFVRDLVEPYETDTLTALQRPSAKFLPRARTPARRGTARVERTAHTLDGTLGDNGGLAGIQGPKP from the coding sequence ATGAACGGTGACGAGCTCGCGCGGGCTGTGACCGAGCTCTGTGGGGCCCTGGAGGAGGAGCACAACGCCTGCCGCCGGCTCTACGAGGGAGGGCGGAAGATGCAGGCGGCGCTGGCGGAAGGCCGGACCGACGCGGTGCGGGCGGCTCTCCGCCGCCAGGACGCGGCGTTGCAGCAACTCGAGCGGTCGCGGCGCAGGCGCCGGACGGCCCAGGAACGCGCAGCCGAGCTGCTGGACCTGGCTCCAGCGGCACCCTTCGCGGCACTCCTCGAGCGACTGCCGCCCACGCGAGCGGAGCACCTGCGGGTGTTGAGACGGGCGCTCGAGGATGAGATGGAGCGGGTCAGCCGGGTTAACCAGGCGACGATGCGCCTGATCGAGGCGTTCGGTCGCTACGTGGACTTCGTGCGCGATCTGGTCGAGCCGTACGAGACCGATACGCTGACGGCGCTGCAGAGGCCTTCGGCCAAGTTTCTGCCCCGAGCCCGGACGCCTGCCAGGCGAGGGACTGCGCGCGTTGAACGAACTGCCCACACGTTGGACGGTACCCTCGGTGACAACGGTGGGCTGGCCGGAATCCAAGGCCCAAAGCCGTAA